The genomic region GCTCTTCGTCACGGTGCTCGGGTCCTATCCCGCGGCCGAGTAGGCCTCAGCGCAGCCGGATCCGCGCGTAGCGCAGCGTGCCGTCCACGTCGCCGAGAAGGTCAATTAGCTTCGACGGCGCGCAGCCTGTCCGGGGCGTGGCGATGTAGAAGGAGCTGAGCGGCTTGCGAAGCGCGAGCTTCGCTGGCTCGCCCATCGTGCCCCCGGCGCGCACCTCCACGACGCGGTTCTCCGAGACGCCCCCGCCCACGTAGTACACCACGAACAGGCGCCCATCCGGCGTCAAGTGGAAGCGGCCGTTGCCGGGCTTCTCGTCGGACAGGTCGCCTTCCTTCCACTCGTGCACGGCCTTCCGCAGCACCACCTTGCCCTCGCGCACCACGGCGTAGTTCAGCGCCCGGCTCTGCTTTGCGTCGGGGAAGAAGCGCTGCCGCAGCCGCTCGTCGATGGCGGTCTCCGCCCAGAGCAGATGCACGGCGCCATCCGGCGCGACATGCAGGTCGCACGGGAAGAGCCACCCGCACGTGCGGTCGCGCGTCGCGATCTCCACCCACGGATGGAAGGCGCCCTTCGTGATATCATCGCTCCAGGTGAAGAAGAGGCGCCGGAAGTCGTAGTCCCAGTCCTTCCCGGTCAACTCCTTCTTGTAGGCGCGCCAGGCCGGGTTGGGCTCCTCGATGTCCGACACCCCGAAGAAGAAGACCTTGCGGTCCCTCAACGCGACGCTCGGGTAGCAGAGACGGACCGGGACAGGCTTCTCGTACTCGGCGCCCCACGGAAAGGCGAGCGAGCCCTGGCTGGACCAGCGGCCGCGAGAGTCGCGCAACGACCAGTAGACGCGATCATAGGCCGTGTTGTAGAGCACGATCATCTCGCGTCGTCGGGCGTCGGCGGCGAAGCTGCGGTAGGTGTGGGCGTGGAAGTTAAGCGGCCGATCCCAGGCCGGCGTCTCCGTCACCGGGCCCTCATCGAGCCGGCCGGCCCGAAAGCACAGCACCCGTGGGGTGGCGCTGGCATCGTACTGGTCGGGAGCGGAGGTGTTAGGGTTGGTCGACAGAAAGACCCTTCCGTCGGCGAAGCCGACCAGAGGACAGGGCTCCCGCTCGTGCGTGCCTTCGCCGCGGCGCCGGAGCGTCCAGCCGCTCGCGCCGCGGTCGAACAGGGTCCACCGTACGTTGTTGAGCGGCTTGCGCTCGGGCAGCGTCTCCAGCCCGCTGACGAGCACGCGGTCGCCGAGGCGCACGAGGCAGGTGTTGCCGAGGGTCCACATTGGGCCGGCCCCGTTGTTGGCGGGCTGGTAGGAGTAGACCTCCTCCTCCACCTCCACGACCGCCGTCGGTGGCGGGGCCGGCCGATCTGCGAGGGCCACGGCAAGCGCGGCCGCCGCAAGCGCGTTGAGGAGCATCGAGGTTCCTTTCAGCCCCGGTCGCGGGGTGTCGGGGCTACGGCGGCGCTGCGAGACCAGGCGCGGGCGCGCCGGGGAACGGAAACGCGAGCGAGGCGGGGCCCAGGCTGCGCATCCTGGCGGCGATCAGCCCGCCCGCCGCGCTCGCCAGGGTGGGCGTCGGGTCGATCGCCCAGCGCGAGCCCTCGCGCACCACCGTGAAGGTGATCATCGCGGGCGCGCCGCTCGGTCCGGGCCGCGCTGGGGCGGCCACCTCCACGTCGATCAGTGCGGTCTCGCGGCTGCGCGAGCGCCCAACAATGCGGCTGCGCTCGAATGGCGAGCGTCCTGCCTGCCGCCGGTACTCCTGGAAGAGCGCGAGCACCATGCGTGCGTCCGCCGTGTCGCGCACGAACTCGCGCTGGTCGGCGAAGCGGCCCTGCCGATCGGCCTCCACGAACGCGCGGACGACCGCTTCCGGCGATTGGCGGCAGGCCAGCAAATACCAGGTGACGCTCGCGGCCGCCGCCAGGAGCGCCACGAACCCGGCTGCCAGCGCCGCCTCGCGCCGCCAGGATGGCCGGCTCGTGCTCGCTGGCGGCGTGTCCGCGCCGCCGGACAGGGCGGCCCCGCAGCGGCCGCAGAACGCGTTGCGGGCGGGAATCGCCTCGCCACAGGCCGGGCAGTCCATACGTTGGCGTCCGCGCGCCGGCGGCTAGGGCGCGCCCAAGGGCACCCCGCCGCTGGTCGCGTCGATCTTCCAGACTCCATCGAAGCGTCTGACGGTGATGTCGCGCGTGTCTGTTTTGGTCTGGCCGCCGAGAAGGGCGCCCGAGGCGACCATGGTCACGTTCACCCGGGCCGTTTGGCCATCCACCTTGATGTCGTTGACCTTGTAGCTCTGCAGCGTCACGAGAGAGCCCAGTGTGTTCATGCCCGTCGCGAACGTCTCCTCGGTGACCGCCGCCTTCTGCGCCGCCGGGAGCTCGATCTGTTGGTAGGCCTGCTTCCACTGCTTCTGCTTGAACGCCTCCATAAAGGCGGCGACCGGGACGCCGGGGGCGACGCGCGTCTGGTAGAACCAGAAGCCGGCGCCGCCGCCGGCTGCGCTGAGAACGAGCAGAACGGCTACCACGGTCAGGGCGATCTGTGCGGCTGAGCGTCGCGGGCGCTCCTCGGCCTCCTCGCTCGGCCCGAGCGGGCGAAGCGTGGATGCGGGCCGCATCGGCCCGCCGGGCCTTGGCGCTGCCGGCCCCGGAACTCCCGGGCGCTGCCCCGCCAGCGGGCCCGCCGCGCGCGGCGACGGCGGCGGCACCTCCACCACGTCGCCCGCAAGCGTCCGGCGCACCTCACCTTCGCCCATCGGCGCCAGTTGCGGGTCGGTCGAAGGCCGCAACCCGGGGATGCCGGGCTGCGGCTCGTCCCTCTCCGCCGGCGGCTTCGCAAGAGGCAGGCGCTGTGGCTGCTGCCCGCCCTCCGGTTGGGGCGGCGCCATCGGCGCCGAGCAGATCTGGCAGGTCGCACGGCCGTCCGGCACGCCGGATCCGCATCGCTGGCATTGTTGCATGAGGGGATCCCTTCGGCGAAGCCGATCGGCTTCGCGCGCGCTCAGCGCGAGCGCCCCGCCGCGAGAGCCTGCAGCGACTCGAGCTTGGAGGCCTCGAGCACCACGCGCCAACCGTCGGCCTCGTCTCGGAGGACATACCGGTCCGTGTAGGTGTCGGTCGCCGCCTCGTAGAGCTCCTGGCCGGGCTTGCGCACGGAGACGCTCACGACCGCTACGGCCGTGTCACCCTTCGGGGTGACGCTCACGATCGTGTAGTTGGCGAGGCGCCCCAGGAAGCCCTGCGCGGGGTCCCAGCCCGAGCTGAACGTGCTCTCGGTCGGATAGTACCGTTTCGTGCTGCGGGCGAGCATCCGGTACTCCCCGGGCACGTCGCCGGCCTTCAGGGCACCGAGGAAGGCGGTGATTGCCGGGCCGGGTGAGTGTCGATAGACGACGAAGTACCAGCGAACTCCCGCGATCACCGCGGCGAAGAGCACGACGTAGACGACCAGCTCCGACAGACGCTCGCCAATGCCGCGCCCTTCTCGCCGTCGGGCTCGCGAAACCATGCGGGCCATGGGCGTGCCTTTCTTGAGTGCGCGTCCGGGGGGGAACGGGCGGTATTGCAGGCAGCGAGTGAACTATGTTACTATTACACGGTGCTGCGGGCTCTTCCTGCCGGGCGCCGCTGTGAGGAAGTCCATGCCTCTCCCCATCGTCCTCGACACGGACATCGGGACCGATATCGACGACGCCTATGCGCTTCTGCTCTCCGCCACCTCGCCCGAGCTAGACCTGCGGGCGGTGCTCACCGTCAACGGCGACACGCTCCTGCGCGCCCGCCTCGCCCGGACGCTCCTGGACCATGCCGGGCGCGCCGACGTGCCGGTCTACGCGGGCCTGGGCCCGTCGCTTTCCGGCGCCACCGACCGTGGCTGGGCGGGGCACGAGGGGCAGGGGATCGACCTGGCGCCCGCGTCGTCGGTCCGCGCGGCCTCCCCGGCCGACGTGCTGCGCGCCCAGGTGGGCACGGTCCGCGCCGCCGGCGAGCGCCTGACCCTCGTCGCGATCGGTCCACTCACGAACGTGGCCGCCGGGCTCCACGCACTGGAGCCCGCCGAGCGTGACGCCATCGCGGGGGTCGTGGCGATGGCTGCCACGTTCGAGGGCTTCGGTCCTGATTACGCAATGCCGGAGCACAACGTGCGGTGCGACCCGATGGCCGTGCGGCGCGTGCTGGAGGCGGGCGTAGCTCTGACCTTTGTCGGCCTCAACGTCACGCGAAGGACCTCGATGGGGGCCGACGACGTGGACGCGAACGAGCGACTCGGGACGCCGCTTGCGCGGGACCTCGCCAGGCTGCACCGGGTATGGTTCGGCCACCTGCGCGCCTCGTCCTCCGCCATGCACGACCCCCTGGCCGTCGCCCACTGCATCTGTCCATCGCTTCTCGATATGGCCTCCGCGCGCGCGGAGGTCGACCTGGATCCGGCCGTGGCCGGGTGCGTCATCTTCCTGCCGGCGGACGCGCCGCGCGGGCTGCCGTGCCGGGTGGCCGTGGGCGTCGACGCCGACGGCTTCCACCGCCTGTTTCGGGCGCGGGTGCGGGCGGCATGCGCCGGCGGCGCTGCCCCGCGCACCCAGCCCGAGGGACCGTCCCTCTGAAGGAGAAACCAGCCCATGTATGTCGGTGTCCTGACAGCGCCGTTCGCAGGCGAGCCTCTCGAGCACGTCGTCGCATTCGCCGGTGAGTACGGGTTCGGCGGCCTGGAGATCGTCGCCGGCCCGGGCAGTAAGCACATCGACCTGACGGCGTTCAGCGAGGCCGATGCGGTCCGCGTGCGCGAGCTCGTGGAGCGGCGCGCCCTGCTCATCTCCTCCGTCGCCGCGTACACCAACAACACCGATCCGGACCCGGCACGGCGCCGCGCCAACAACGAGACCGTGCGCAAGGCGATCGACGCGGCCGTTCTGCTCGGCGTCGGCGTGGTGTGCACCCTCGCCGGTCACCCCGTGCCGGGCAAGAGCAAGATGCAGACGATCGAGACCGACTGCGCCGAGGTCTTCACGCCACTGGCCGAGTACGCGGCCTCCAGGGGCATCCGGATCGCGCTGGAGAACTGGTATGCCACCAACATCCAGCACCTCGGCCACTGGGAGCGCCTGTTCGAGGTCGTGCCGAACCCGAGCTTCGGCCTGAACTTCGACCCGTCCCACCTTGTGTGGCAGGACATCGATCACCTGCACGCGGTCGAGAAGTTCGCCGAGCGCATCTTCCACACGCACGCCAAGGACACCGAGATCAACGCGGCGCGCAGGCGATGGGTGGGGAATCAGGATGGCGGCGGCTGGTGGCGCTACGTCATCCCCGGTCTGGGCGTGATACGCTGGGGCGAGTACATCGCCTGCCTGCGGAGGAATGGTTACAGCGGAGTGCTGTCGATCGAGCACGAGGACGGGGCGGTGGGCCGCGAGGAGGGGTTCCTGGTGGGCAAGAAGCACCTCGAGGGCTTCTTCGTGCCCGCATTCGAGTAGAGCACCAGATCACCTGTCGAGGCGCGCCGCGGCGCCGAGCCGGCCACGGGCCGGCACGGCCCCGGGCGCGCCTCGACGTGCCGGGGACAGCGATGCCAATCTTTGAGTTCGTCTGCGATTCCTGCGCGCGCCGGTTCAGCGCCCTGGTGGGCGTGGTCGCTCGTCCCAGGCCCCTCACCTGCCCGCGCTGTGGCGCGACGGAGCTCACCAAGCTGGTCTCCCGCTTCGCGCGCGTGCGCTCGGAGGACGACGCGCTGGAGGCCCTCACCGACGAGAGCCGCTACGGGGACATCGAGAACGACCCGAGCGCGATGCGCCGGTGGGTGCGCGACATGGGCAAGGCGATGGACGACGACATGGGCGAGGACATGGAGGCCGCCCTGGAAGAGGAGCTGGAGGGCGGCCCCGCCGGCGCCGACGGCGACGCCGGCGACGACACCATCTACTGACCCGCGGGGCGGCGCCGGGCTACTGCGCGTAGACGCACTCGCGCGCCGCCGCCGCGTAGGCCTCGAGGTTCTCGGTCGGAACTCGGAAGAAGTGATCGCACGGGCTCATGACGTAGCCGCCGCCCGGACCGTAGGCCGCGAACATCGAGTGCACGTGCTCGCGCACATCCGCGGGTGTGCCCACCTCCAGAACGGAGTTCTGGTCGAGCCCGCCGACCAGCGCGAGGCGATCTCCCACCTGCCGCTTGAGCTCCGCGGGGCGCGCGTCGCCGCCCATCGAGGGAGGCGTTAACGTCTCGCTCGCGTCGCAGCCGTTCTCCGCCAGAAGCTCCAGGATGGGCATCATCCCGCCGCACGTGTGGTAGACCACGCGATGGCCGATGGCGTGCAAGGCATCGTGCATGCGCCGATCATAGGGCAGGCAAAACTCGCGATAGTACCGCGGCCCGATCACGGTGGACGATGCCGCGCCGCCGCCAGTCTCGATCAGATCGTAGGCGGCGCCGTCCAGGTTCTCCGCGATGAACCGCTCCTTCTTGCGCCACAGCGCCTCCATGAACGCGTGCACCCAGTCTGGCGAGTCAGTTGCGGCGGTGATCATCTCCACGGTGCCCGCCA from Chthonomonadales bacterium harbors:
- a CDS encoding nucleoside hydrolase, with product MPLPIVLDTDIGTDIDDAYALLLSATSPELDLRAVLTVNGDTLLRARLARTLLDHAGRADVPVYAGLGPSLSGATDRGWAGHEGQGIDLAPASSVRAASPADVLRAQVGTVRAAGERLTLVAIGPLTNVAAGLHALEPAERDAIAGVVAMAATFEGFGPDYAMPEHNVRCDPMAVRRVLEAGVALTFVGLNVTRRTSMGADDVDANERLGTPLARDLARLHRVWFGHLRASSSAMHDPLAVAHCICPSLLDMASARAEVDLDPAVAGCVIFLPADAPRGLPCRVAVGVDADGFHRLFRARVRAACAGGAAPRTQPEGPSL
- a CDS encoding zinc ribbon domain-containing protein, with translation MDCPACGEAIPARNAFCGRCGAALSGGADTPPASTSRPSWRREAALAAGFVALLAAAASVTWYLLACRQSPEAVVRAFVEADRQGRFADQREFVRDTADARMVLALFQEYRRQAGRSPFERSRIVGRSRSRETALIDVEVAAPARPGPSGAPAMITFTVVREGSRWAIDPTPTLASAAGGLIAARMRSLGPASLAFPFPGAPAPGLAAPP
- a CDS encoding zinc ribbon domain-containing protein, encoding MPIFEFVCDSCARRFSALVGVVARPRPLTCPRCGATELTKLVSRFARVRSEDDALEALTDESRYGDIENDPSAMRRWVRDMGKAMDDDMGEDMEAALEEELEGGPAGADGDAGDDTIY
- a CDS encoding sugar phosphate isomerase/epimerase, with the translated sequence MYVGVLTAPFAGEPLEHVVAFAGEYGFGGLEIVAGPGSKHIDLTAFSEADAVRVRELVERRALLISSVAAYTNNTDPDPARRRANNETVRKAIDAAVLLGVGVVCTLAGHPVPGKSKMQTIETDCAEVFTPLAEYAASRGIRIALENWYATNIQHLGHWERLFEVVPNPSFGLNFDPSHLVWQDIDHLHAVEKFAERIFHTHAKDTEINAARRRWVGNQDGGGWWRYVIPGLGVIRWGEYIACLRRNGYSGVLSIEHEDGAVGREEGFLVGKKHLEGFFVPAFE